In the Geobacter sp. FeAm09 genome, one interval contains:
- a CDS encoding DUF1499 domain-containing protein has protein sequence MPGYLRVELRTTLFVDDAEFLLDRERNCIQVRSASRVGYSDLGKNRRRMEEIREAFRLAGARS, from the coding sequence GTGCCCGGATACCTGCGGGTCGAGCTGCGGACCACCCTCTTCGTGGACGACGCCGAATTCCTGCTGGACCGGGAACGAAACTGCATCCAGGTGCGTTCCGCCTCGCGGGTCGGGTATTCGGACCTGGGGAAGAACCGCCGCCGGATGGAGGAGATTCGGGAGGCGTTCCGGCTGGCGGGGGCGAGGTCGTGA
- a CDS encoding sulfurtransferase: MQVSAPSLRPAKRAGLFQVMAVVLLMAAAAVCCSPVAMAADLGLIDAATLKGNPAKWVVLDARPRAEWEAGHIPGAIPFSWENYTRTDARGVKYSSFPPQEVAVALAGLGIDEKTPIVVYGDADKSWGGEGYDVWLLSWLGHRGPIRLLNGGLQAWRGQNLPLARGAEKPAARKARYHVSLKPQYQIATEEVQSGKGAYALVDVRSTFEWLKGRIPGAVHIPWEEFYTGKEHRPLPAAELKKLLARHGVDTSKPVVYYCLGGIRSGYAWTAHQLAGLPEAHNYKGGWAAWEKRPGQ, from the coding sequence ATGCAGGTTAGCGCACCATCTCTCCGGCCCGCCAAGCGGGCCGGTTTGTTTCAGGTTATGGCTGTTGTGTTGCTCATGGCGGCGGCAGCCGTCTGCTGCTCCCCGGTTGCCATGGCGGCCGATCTGGGGTTGATCGATGCGGCCACGCTGAAGGGAAACCCCGCGAAATGGGTCGTCCTGGACGCCCGGCCCCGGGCCGAGTGGGAGGCGGGCCACATCCCCGGGGCCATCCCGTTCTCCTGGGAGAACTACACCCGCACCGACGCCAGGGGGGTGAAGTACAGCTCGTTTCCGCCCCAGGAGGTGGCCGTGGCGCTGGCCGGGCTGGGGATCGACGAAAAGACGCCCATCGTGGTGTACGGCGATGCGGACAAGAGCTGGGGGGGCGAGGGGTATGACGTGTGGCTCCTCTCCTGGCTCGGGCACAGGGGGCCCATCCGGCTCCTGAACGGCGGCCTTCAGGCCTGGCGCGGCCAGAACCTCCCCCTGGCCAGGGGGGCGGAAAAGCCCGCCGCCCGAAAGGCCCGCTACCACGTGAGCCTCAAGCCCCAATACCAGATCGCCACGGAAGAGGTGCAAAGCGGCAAGGGGGCCTACGCCCTGGTGGACGTCCGTTCGACCTTCGAATGGCTCAAGGGGCGGATACCGGGGGCCGTCCATATCCCGTGGGAGGAGTTCTACACCGGCAAGGAGCACCGGCCGCTGCCGGCGGCGGAGCTTAAGAAGCTGCTCGCCAGGCATGGCGTGGATACCTCGAAACCGGTGGTCTACTACTGCCTGGGGGGGATACGTTCGGGATATGCCTGGACGGCCCACCAACTGGCGGGGCTGCCCGAGGCCCATAACTACAAGGGGGGCTGGGCCGCCTGGGAAAAACGGCCGGGCCAGTAA
- a CDS encoding glycosyltransferase: MRSLLSALIPVLTVVHFGALFGLCLYGAHRIWLIRCLYRPKGPAAPQPAPPADLPVVTVQLPLYNERFVAQRLLDAAARLDWPRDRFQIQVLDDSDDDTRQLVDERAARWRGEGIDIAVVRRTGRAGYKAGALAHGLATARGEFIAVFDADFIPAPGFLHATVPWFADPGVGMVQTRWGFCNADHSWFTGIQALLLGPHFSIEHRVRYQQGLFFNFNGTAGVWRRSAIASAGGWQSDTVTEDLDLSYRAQLAGWRFVYREECRVPSELPVTMAALRSQQQRWAKGSVQTARKILPRLLRARLPLAVKIEAVAHLMANIYWLLGMVVMLTLYPAVTWRVGIGLHQMLRIDLPIFLATSGAIMGYFLLYALRSGSGKLRHLLVLPALTIGLAPSISLSVLQGLCRSGGTFERTPKFGLQGRERMPGLAFLYRQKSIPYIVMNLALFLYCLLPLLFAWQRETWFAVPLFLLFPFGFALVIAKDLAEALPSRRAL; the protein is encoded by the coding sequence ATGAGGTCCCTGCTGTCCGCACTCATTCCGGTTCTGACCGTGGTCCATTTCGGCGCCCTGTTCGGCCTCTGCCTCTACGGAGCGCACCGGATCTGGCTGATCCGCTGCCTGTACCGGCCCAAGGGCCCGGCGGCGCCGCAGCCGGCTCCGCCCGCCGACCTCCCGGTGGTCACGGTGCAACTGCCGCTGTACAACGAGCGCTTTGTGGCGCAGCGCCTGCTGGACGCCGCCGCCCGCCTCGACTGGCCCCGGGACCGCTTTCAGATCCAGGTGCTGGACGACTCGGACGACGACACCCGCCAGTTGGTGGACGAGCGGGCCGCCCGGTGGCGAGGGGAGGGGATCGACATCGCCGTGGTGCGCAGAACCGGCCGCGCAGGCTACAAGGCCGGGGCGCTGGCCCATGGGCTGGCGACGGCGCGGGGGGAGTTCATCGCCGTCTTCGATGCCGACTTCATCCCGGCCCCCGGTTTCCTCCACGCCACCGTCCCCTGGTTCGCGGACCCGGGGGTCGGCATGGTCCAGACCCGCTGGGGCTTCTGCAACGCCGACCACTCCTGGTTCACCGGCATCCAGGCCCTGCTGCTGGGTCCCCATTTCAGCATCGAGCACCGGGTGCGCTACCAGCAGGGGCTGTTTTTCAACTTCAACGGCACCGCCGGGGTCTGGCGCAGGAGCGCCATCGCCTCCGCCGGGGGGTGGCAGTCCGATACGGTGACCGAGGACCTGGACCTGAGCTACCGCGCCCAGTTGGCGGGGTGGCGCTTCGTCTACCGGGAGGAGTGCCGGGTGCCGTCGGAGCTGCCGGTGACCATGGCGGCGCTGCGCAGCCAACAGCAGCGCTGGGCCAAGGGCTCCGTCCAGACCGCCCGCAAGATCCTGCCCCGCTTGCTGCGGGCGCGCCTCCCCCTGGCGGTCAAGATCGAGGCGGTGGCCCATCTCATGGCCAATATCTACTGGCTCCTGGGGATGGTCGTCATGCTGACCCTCTACCCGGCGGTCACCTGGCGGGTCGGCATCGGCCTGCACCAGATGCTGCGCATCGACCTGCCGATCTTTTTGGCCACCAGCGGGGCGATCATGGGCTATTTCCTGCTCTACGCCCTCCGCAGCGGGTCGGGGAAACTGCGGCACCTCCTCGTGCTGCCCGCCCTCACCATCGGGCTGGCCCCCAGCATCTCGCTCTCGGTGCTGCAGGGGCTCTGCCGTTCCGGCGGAACCTTCGAGCGGACCCCGAAATTCGGCCTGCAGGGGCGGGAGCGGATGCCGGGGCTGGCCTTCCTCTATCGCCAGAAAAGTATCCCCTATATCGTCATGAACCTTGCGCTGTTCCTCTACTGCCTGCTGCCGCTGCTCTTCGCCTGGCAGCGGGAAACCTGGTTCGCCGTGCCGCTGTTCCTGCTCTTCCCCTTCGGGTTCGCCCTGGTGATCGCCAAGGACCTGGCCGAGGCGCTGCCGTCCCGCCGGGCGCTCTGA
- a CDS encoding glycosyltransferase family 2 protein, whose translation MSPAPPDIALIIPARNEELSLPGVLGNVPPEITRVVVVDNGSTDGTAQVAALWGAQVVGEPVPGYGRACLAGLASLGRNPPAIVAFVDGDGSDDLASLPGLIAPVAAGERDFMLGRRVPVERAALSFQQRFGHWLATGLIRLFWRHRYRDLGPMRVIRWTDLERLAMADRAFGWTVEMQVRAVKQGLRIEERDVPYHRRSAGTSKISRTIGGTVKAGNTILWVIGREVVQGLRQKQRRELPSGTAIVAGPH comes from the coding sequence GTGAGCCCGGCGCCCCCCGACATCGCCCTGATCATCCCGGCCCGGAACGAGGAGTTGTCGCTGCCGGGCGTGCTCGGCAACGTGCCCCCGGAGATCACGCGGGTCGTGGTGGTGGACAACGGCTCCACGGACGGGACGGCCCAGGTCGCCGCCCTATGGGGGGCACAGGTCGTCGGGGAGCCGGTGCCGGGGTACGGCAGGGCCTGCCTGGCCGGGCTGGCCTCCCTGGGACGTAACCCTCCGGCCATCGTGGCGTTCGTCGATGGCGACGGCAGCGACGACCTGGCGAGCCTGCCCGGCCTGATCGCCCCGGTGGCCGCCGGGGAGCGGGATTTCATGCTGGGGCGGCGGGTGCCGGTGGAACGGGCGGCCCTCAGTTTCCAGCAGCGCTTCGGGCACTGGCTGGCCACCGGATTGATCCGGCTCTTCTGGCGGCACCGCTACCGGGACCTGGGGCCCATGCGGGTCATCCGCTGGACGGACCTGGAGCGCCTGGCCATGGCCGACCGGGCTTTCGGCTGGACCGTGGAGATGCAGGTCCGGGCCGTCAAACAGGGGCTGCGGATCGAGGAACGCGACGTCCCCTATCACCGGCGCAGCGCCGGGACGTCCAAGATCAGCCGGACGATCGGCGGCACGGTCAAGGCCGGGAACACGATCCTCTGGGTCATCGGCCGCGAAGTGGTGCAGGGACTACGGCAGAAACAGCGGCGGGAACTACCTTCCGGAACGGCTATCGTCGCCGGGCCGCACTAG
- a CDS encoding sulfurtransferase, whose product MKVPRLLTTAGLALALAISGVLAGCGSSTSSTSTSSTPATVAKAVENFTTTDALATDQQNVLVVDVRAFSAYSTGHIPGAIRNTVSLYSTTASATGSAGTLGLTQAEFVALADKLGITPSTKVVAYDTDNSSSVGRFVWTLLRYGHKNVAILDGGYQKWIAEGRAKATKANSTTPTANTISYTVTSTADIDVSASYVLSHINVPGTVIWDARTPLEYIGYDLRTNPRGDTSPMRSTSTGRISSIRTAPGPMC is encoded by the coding sequence ATGAAAGTCCCCCGTTTGCTCACCACCGCAGGTTTAGCCCTGGCCCTCGCAATCTCCGGAGTCCTCGCCGGTTGCGGCAGCAGCACCAGCAGCACTTCCACGAGTTCGACGCCAGCCACCGTGGCCAAGGCCGTGGAGAATTTCACCACCACGGATGCCCTGGCCACGGACCAGCAGAACGTCCTCGTCGTCGATGTCCGGGCCTTCAGCGCCTATAGCACCGGCCATATCCCCGGGGCCATCCGCAATACCGTGTCCCTGTACTCCACCACGGCATCGGCGACCGGCTCCGCCGGCACGCTCGGCCTGACCCAGGCCGAATTCGTCGCTTTGGCCGACAAGCTGGGGATCACCCCCTCCACCAAGGTCGTGGCCTACGACACCGACAACAGTTCCTCGGTGGGCCGTTTCGTCTGGACCCTGCTCAGGTACGGGCACAAGAACGTGGCCATTCTGGACGGCGGCTACCAGAAGTGGATTGCGGAAGGGCGTGCCAAGGCGACCAAGGCCAATTCCACGACGCCCACGGCCAACACCATCTCCTATACCGTAACCAGCACGGCGGATATCGATGTCAGCGCCTCCTATGTCCTGTCCCACATCAACGTGCCGGGCACGGTCATCTGGGACGCGAGAACCCCGCTGGAGTATATCGGCTATGACCTCCGCACCAACCCGCGGGGGGACACATCCCCTATGCGGTCAACCTCGACTGGACGAATCTCCAGCATCAGGACAGCACCGGGGCCTATGTGCTGA
- a CDS encoding alpha/beta fold hydrolase, which produces MIDHTISSRRGFTVGCAIIAAVALLAVSPLRAAAEPAPAGFAERFAQVNGVRLHYLIGGTGSPVVLLHGYAETGLMWRPLMKPLARHHTVIVPDLRGAGGSAKPESGYDKKNMAVDIHELTSSLGFDRVSIVGHDIGLMVTYAYAAQFPRATERVVLMDAFLPGIGTWKEVWLMRDLWHFHFYGAVPLALVKGRERTYFEHFWNDFAADPKHSVPEADRRLYARAYAQPGGMRAGFEYFRAFERDAKDFELLSQSKLPMPVLVLTGEKASGTFLIEQTRLVATDVRGAVVPGSGHWLMEEAPTVVIPAIIDFIDGPPGTGTQ; this is translated from the coding sequence ATGATAGATCACACGATATCATCCCGACGGGGCTTTACCGTCGGTTGTGCCATCATTGCCGCAGTGGCGCTGCTGGCCGTTTCACCGCTCCGCGCCGCGGCAGAGCCGGCCCCGGCCGGCTTTGCCGAGCGCTTCGCCCAGGTCAACGGGGTCCGGCTGCATTATCTCATCGGCGGTACGGGCAGCCCCGTGGTCCTGCTGCACGGTTATGCCGAAACCGGTCTGATGTGGCGTCCGCTCATGAAGCCACTCGCCCGGCACCATACCGTCATCGTTCCCGACCTGCGCGGCGCAGGGGGATCGGCCAAACCGGAATCCGGCTACGACAAGAAGAACATGGCCGTGGACATCCATGAATTGACCTCATCGCTCGGCTTTGACCGGGTGAGCATCGTGGGGCACGACATCGGCCTGATGGTGACCTACGCCTACGCCGCCCAGTTTCCCCGGGCCACCGAGCGCGTCGTGCTCATGGATGCCTTCCTGCCCGGCATCGGCACCTGGAAGGAGGTCTGGCTGATGCGCGACCTGTGGCACTTCCATTTCTACGGCGCGGTGCCGCTGGCCCTGGTCAAGGGGCGTGAGCGCACCTACTTCGAGCATTTCTGGAACGACTTTGCCGCCGATCCCAAGCATTCGGTGCCCGAGGCCGACCGCCGCCTCTATGCCAGGGCCTACGCCCAGCCCGGTGGCATGCGCGCCGGGTTCGAGTACTTCCGCGCCTTCGAGCGGGACGCGAAGGACTTCGAACTGCTCTCGCAGAGCAAGCTCCCTATGCCGGTGCTGGTCCTGACCGGCGAGAAAGCCAGCGGCACCTTCCTCATCGAACAAACCAGACTGGTGGCTACGGATGTCAGGGGGGCGGTTGTCCCCGGCTCGGGGCACTGGCTGATGGAAGAGGCGCCCACGGTGGTGATTCCCGCGATCATCGACTTCATCGATGGACCGCCGGGGACCGGTACGCAGTAA
- a CDS encoding TVP38/TMEM64 family protein: protein MIQERTVTPEQGRQPKRSWKAPLVLALVAAAAAGVHLSGATHYFQQERLQALIASYGLLAPAIYILIYALAPVLFLPGLPITVVGGILFGPVWGVVYAITGATLGASLAFLVARYGARDWVAAKLTGAKWHRLDDEVAQHGWKVVAFTRLIPVFPFNLLNYAFGLTKVPFAHYVAASFVCMLPACIAFIVFSSSLVGLIKGTVSPTALLGIGLVVLVSLIPAAYRRFKGHRAAGAAAE from the coding sequence GTGATACAGGAACGAACCGTTACCCCTGAACAGGGACGCCAGCCGAAGCGCTCCTGGAAAGCGCCCCTGGTGCTGGCCCTGGTGGCGGCGGCCGCGGCCGGCGTGCACCTGTCGGGCGCCACCCACTATTTCCAGCAGGAAAGGCTGCAGGCGCTGATCGCCTCCTACGGCCTTCTGGCTCCTGCCATCTATATTTTGATCTATGCCCTGGCGCCGGTGCTGTTCCTCCCCGGCCTGCCGATCACCGTTGTCGGCGGCATCCTCTTCGGCCCGGTCTGGGGCGTGGTCTACGCCATTACGGGCGCCACCCTCGGCGCCTCCCTGGCCTTTCTGGTCGCCCGCTACGGCGCGCGCGACTGGGTGGCGGCCAAGCTCACCGGAGCCAAATGGCACCGGCTGGACGACGAGGTGGCGCAGCACGGCTGGAAGGTGGTGGCCTTCACCCGCCTGATCCCGGTCTTTCCCTTCAACCTGCTGAACTATGCCTTCGGCTTGACCAAGGTCCCCTTTGCCCACTACGTGGCGGCCTCCTTTGTCTGCATGCTGCCGGCCTGCATCGCCTTCATCGTCTTTTCCAGCTCGCTCGTGGGGCTGATCAAGGGCACGGTGTCGCCGACGGCGCTCCTAGGCATCGGCCTGGTGGTGCTGGTGTCGCTCATCCCGGCGGCCTACCGGCGCTTCAAGGGGCACCGGGCGGCCGGAGCGGCTGCCGAGTGA
- a CDS encoding sulfurtransferase gives MPYAVNLDWTNLQHQDSTGAYVLKSSTDILALLAQYGITPDKEIIVHCQAGVRSAYASDTLLGLGFTRVKNYTGSWGEWSAAKDTSGNYIYPISTGTNP, from the coding sequence ATCCCCTATGCGGTCAACCTCGACTGGACGAATCTCCAGCATCAGGACAGCACCGGGGCCTATGTGCTGAAGAGCAGCACCGATATCCTGGCCCTGCTGGCCCAGTACGGCATCACGCCCGACAAGGAGATCATCGTCCATTGCCAGGCGGGGGTGCGCTCCGCCTACGCCTCGGATACCCTTTTGGGGCTCGGCTTCACCAGGGTCAAGAACTATACCGGTTCCTGGGGCGAGTGGAGCGCCGCCAAGGACACGTCGGGAAACTATATCTATCCCATTTCCACCGGCACCAACCCCTAA
- a CDS encoding response regulator, with protein MQQWKKLGQILVEKGILTPLSVERLLAVAKRRQNRFGWTLEDMGLVTGDELAGALAEQFGLKRVSNLASYSYSQEVLGVVTPEFALQHLVFPLKLEGKKLALAVADPTDMKVVDNFAVNNGLQIIPCVASRRHIYEAVSTFYLGKSVQEPQQVTVLVVDDDVVTQTVLKDILARQGYRVVVANDGMEGFKEVIATKPHLIIVDKVMPKLDGFALLKSLKAIPEIRTIPVVLISDKMSDEDEARVFTMGFFDYVPKPVKEITLVSRVKRALGDAGAEGDA; from the coding sequence ATGCAGCAGTGGAAAAAACTCGGACAGATTCTTGTGGAGAAGGGAATCTTGACCCCCCTCTCCGTCGAGCGCCTGCTCGCCGTCGCCAAGCGCCGCCAGAACCGCTTCGGCTGGACCCTCGAAGATATGGGCCTGGTTACGGGGGACGAGCTCGCCGGGGCGCTTGCGGAGCAATTCGGTCTGAAGCGGGTCTCGAACCTGGCGAGCTATTCCTATAGCCAGGAGGTGCTGGGCGTTGTCACCCCCGAGTTCGCGCTCCAACACCTGGTTTTTCCCCTGAAGCTGGAGGGGAAGAAGCTGGCCCTGGCGGTGGCCGACCCCACCGACATGAAGGTCGTGGACAATTTCGCGGTGAACAACGGGTTGCAGATCATCCCGTGCGTTGCCAGCCGCAGGCACATCTACGAGGCCGTCAGCACCTTCTACCTGGGGAAAAGCGTGCAGGAGCCGCAGCAGGTAACGGTGCTCGTGGTGGACGACGACGTGGTCACCCAGACCGTCCTGAAGGATATTCTGGCTCGGCAAGGGTATCGGGTGGTGGTTGCCAACGACGGTATGGAGGGGTTCAAGGAGGTCATCGCCACCAAGCCCCACCTCATCATCGTCGATAAGGTGATGCCGAAGCTCGACGGCTTTGCCCTGCTGAAATCCCTCAAGGCCATTCCCGAGATCCGCACCATCCCGGTCGTCCTCATCAGCGACAAGATGTCGGACGAGGACGAGGCGCGGGTCTTCACCATGGGGTTTTTCGATTACGTGCCCAAGCCGGTGAAGGAGATTACGCTCGTATCGAGGGTGAAACGGGCCTTGGGGGACGCGGGGGCCGAGGGGGATGCGTAA
- a CDS encoding methyl-accepting chemotaxis protein — MVTGKHGLGFGNKILLMVLACSIGLALATTCIALKEYVAAYHSSIEMYKKSLFSDFDTQAKNQVEMAVSMLQAVYDRAQKDGTSPEEARKLGADLLRGLKYGKDGYFWADTTEGVNVVLLGKPVEGKSRMDSQDAKGKYLVREIIRNGMQPGGGFTDYWFPRAGESKPAPKRGYSAEFKPFGWVIGTGNYVDDLDALVNKAADESMKSLKEGIYLIIGVTVVLIILISVVSIFVTRRLLLHIGTEPTHLEEITQQVAAGDLTYRFEQGRGGVYEAMRRMVEQLRQVMDKVNRSSQEVASASVQLNGNADQMASASHEVVGQANTVATASEEMSATSMDIANNCHRAAESSNQASRTAQAGAAIVRGTVDGMSRIADKVRSSATVVEQLGTRSDQIGAIVATIEDIADQTNLLALNAAIEAARAGEQGRGFAVVADEVRALAERTARATREIGEMIKNIQGETRQAVSAMEAGVREVEQGTAEAARSGQALEEILEKINEVTAQISQIATAAEEQTATTREISNNIQQISDVVEMSAKSSMDISQSSSSLSRLSVELQDMVRMFRV; from the coding sequence ATGGTTACGGGAAAACACGGGCTGGGATTCGGGAACAAGATACTCCTGATGGTGCTGGCGTGCAGCATCGGGCTGGCGTTGGCGACCACCTGCATCGCCTTGAAGGAGTATGTGGCCGCGTACCATAGCTCCATCGAAATGTATAAAAAATCCCTGTTCAGCGATTTCGACACCCAGGCCAAAAACCAGGTGGAGATGGCCGTCAGCATGTTGCAGGCGGTCTACGACCGCGCCCAGAAGGACGGCACGTCGCCGGAAGAGGCCCGGAAACTGGGCGCCGACCTGCTGCGCGGCCTGAAGTACGGCAAGGACGGCTATTTCTGGGCCGACACCACCGAGGGGGTCAACGTCGTCCTCCTGGGCAAGCCGGTGGAGGGCAAGAGCCGCATGGATTCCCAGGACGCCAAGGGGAAATACCTGGTCCGGGAGATCATCAGGAACGGGATGCAGCCGGGGGGCGGCTTCACCGACTACTGGTTCCCCCGGGCGGGTGAAAGCAAACCGGCCCCGAAACGGGGCTACTCGGCGGAGTTCAAACCCTTCGGCTGGGTGATCGGCACCGGCAACTACGTGGACGACCTGGACGCCCTGGTCAACAAGGCCGCCGACGAGAGCATGAAGAGCCTCAAAGAAGGGATCTACCTGATCATCGGCGTCACCGTGGTCCTGATCATCCTCATCTCCGTCGTGTCGATCTTCGTCACCCGGCGCCTGCTGCTGCACATCGGCACCGAGCCGACCCACCTGGAGGAGATCACCCAGCAGGTGGCGGCCGGCGACCTGACCTACCGCTTCGAGCAGGGGCGCGGTGGGGTCTACGAGGCCATGCGCCGGATGGTGGAGCAGTTGCGCCAGGTCATGGACAAGGTCAACAGGAGCTCCCAGGAGGTGGCCTCGGCCTCGGTGCAGTTGAACGGCAACGCCGACCAGATGGCCAGCGCCTCCCACGAGGTGGTCGGCCAGGCCAACACTGTGGCCACGGCCAGCGAAGAGATGTCGGCCACCAGCATGGATATCGCCAACAACTGCCACCGGGCCGCGGAGAGCTCCAACCAGGCCAGCAGGACGGCCCAGGCCGGCGCCGCCATCGTCAGGGGCACGGTGGACGGCATGAGCCGCATCGCCGACAAGGTGCGCAGTTCCGCCACCGTGGTGGAGCAGCTCGGCACCCGTTCCGACCAGATCGGCGCCATCGTGGCCACCATCGAGGACATTGCCGACCAGACCAACCTTTTGGCCCTGAACGCCGCCATCGAGGCGGCCCGGGCCGGGGAGCAGGGGCGAGGGTTCGCGGTGGTGGCCGACGAGGTGCGCGCCCTGGCCGAGCGTACGGCGCGGGCCACCCGCGAGATCGGCGAGATGATCAAGAATATCCAGGGCGAAACCCGCCAGGCGGTGTCCGCCATGGAGGCAGGGGTGCGGGAGGTGGAGCAGGGGACCGCCGAGGCGGCCCGCTCCGGCCAGGCGCTGGAGGAGATCCTGGAGAAGATCAACGAGGTCACTGCGCAGATCAGCCAGATCGCCACGGCAGCGGAGGAGCAGACCGCCACGACCCGGGAGATATCCAACAACATTCAGCAGATTTCCGATGTGGTGGAGATGAGCGCCAAGAGTTCCATGGACATCTCCCAGTCCTCCTCGAGCCTGTCCCGGCTCTCGGTGGAACTGCAGGACATGGTCAGGATGTTCCGGGTGTAA
- a CDS encoding hydrolase has product MKTELLNPANSAVVFIDFQPQMTFGVANIDRQTLFNNVLLLARAAKIFKVPTILTTVETKSFSGNMWPQLLDIFPDQEPIERSSMNSWESGEFVAAVKATGRNKLVMAALWTEVCLAFPTLEAMRAGFEVYAVEDASGGTSVTAHNAAMRRIEQAGAVPVTALQVLLEYQRDWAHKETYNDVMAVVKELCGAYGQGVEYAYTMVHGAPPSRAGGGH; this is encoded by the coding sequence ATGAAAACCGAACTGCTCAACCCGGCCAACAGCGCCGTCGTCTTCATCGACTTTCAGCCCCAGATGACCTTCGGGGTTGCCAACATCGACCGCCAGACCCTTTTCAACAATGTTCTTCTGCTCGCCAGAGCGGCAAAAATCTTCAAGGTCCCGACCATCCTCACCACCGTCGAGACCAAAAGTTTCTCGGGCAACATGTGGCCCCAACTCCTGGACATCTTCCCCGACCAGGAACCGATCGAACGCAGTTCCATGAACTCGTGGGAAAGCGGGGAATTCGTCGCCGCCGTCAAGGCGACCGGGAGAAACAAGCTGGTCATGGCCGCCCTCTGGACCGAGGTCTGCCTGGCCTTCCCCACCCTGGAGGCCATGAGGGCCGGCTTTGAGGTCTATGCCGTCGAGGACGCCTCGGGGGGCACCTCGGTGACGGCTCACAACGCCGCCATGCGCCGCATCGAACAGGCGGGGGCGGTCCCGGTGACCGCACTCCAGGTACTTCTCGAATACCAGCGGGACTGGGCGCACAAAGAGACCTACAACGACGTCATGGCGGTGGTCAAGGAACTGTGCGGCGCCTACGGCCAGGGTGTGGAATACGCCTACACCATGGTGCACGGCGCGCCTCCCAGCCGGGCCGGCGGCGGGCACTAG